In Streptomyces dangxiongensis, one DNA window encodes the following:
- a CDS encoding ABC transporter permease, with the protein MTAVVRILLRRVVLLVPLLLGIVLFVFLVMRFSDADPASAFFQGANPTPRQLHDFRERNGLLDPLPVRYVHFVGDLLHGDLGTSALTRAPVADQVATALPLTLQLTFLGLTLAVVAALAGGVTAAVYRDRVPDQVIRVVSLVGVAAPGFWLALLMIQYLAVDRGWFPTGGYVNPADSVTGWLRTMTLPAVALSLPVAAQLTRIVRTSVVEELDKDYVRTAIGSGLPPRVVVGRNVLRNALVNPLTVLGLRVGYLLGGAVVIETIFSLPGMGKLMIDAVQNGDPAVVQGVVLTTATGFVVVNLVIDLLYLLVNPRMRAG; encoded by the coding sequence ATGACAGCCGTCGTACGCATCCTGCTCCGCCGGGTCGTCCTGCTCGTACCGCTGCTCCTCGGCATCGTGCTGTTCGTCTTCCTGGTGATGCGGTTCTCGGACGCCGACCCCGCGTCCGCGTTCTTCCAGGGCGCCAATCCGACCCCCCGGCAACTGCACGACTTCCGCGAACGCAACGGCCTGCTGGACCCGCTGCCCGTGCGCTACGTCCACTTCGTCGGCGACCTGCTCCACGGCGACCTCGGCACCAGCGCCCTCACCCGCGCCCCGGTGGCCGACCAGGTCGCCACCGCGCTGCCGCTCACCCTCCAGCTCACCTTCCTCGGTCTCACGCTCGCGGTCGTGGCGGCACTGGCGGGCGGGGTCACCGCGGCCGTGTACCGGGACCGGGTGCCGGACCAGGTCATCCGGGTCGTCTCGCTGGTGGGGGTGGCGGCGCCGGGATTCTGGCTGGCACTGCTGATGATCCAGTACCTGGCCGTCGACCGGGGCTGGTTCCCGACCGGCGGCTACGTCAACCCCGCCGACTCCGTCACCGGCTGGCTGCGGACCATGACCCTGCCCGCCGTCGCACTGTCCCTGCCGGTGGCCGCGCAACTGACCCGGATCGTGCGGACCTCGGTCGTGGAGGAGCTGGACAAGGACTACGTGCGCACCGCGATCGGCAGCGGACTGCCGCCCCGGGTGGTGGTCGGCCGGAACGTCCTCAGGAATGCCCTGGTCAATCCGCTGACCGTGCTGGGGCTGCGCGTCGGCTACCTCCTCGGCGGCGCCGTCGTCATCGAGACGATCTTCTCGCTGCCCGGCATGGGCAAGCTGATGATCGACGCCGTGCAGAACGGTGACCCGGCCGTCGTGCAGGGGGTCGTCCTGACCACCGCCACCGGGTTCGTGGTCGTCAACCTCGTCATCGACCTCCTGTACCTGCTGGTCAACCCACGTATGAGGGCGGGCTGA
- a CDS encoding ABC transporter substrate-binding protein, whose amino-acid sequence MRDDVIPDVPAPRRRSFLRGAGALGAGAALAACSGGPQSTNDTGHGGGGKERTLTAVIGYGNDGSWDPTQTASAFAMAANNHIYEGLLDTDPITRVPYPALATGVPKDPGATRWRFTLRPGATFHDGRPVTADDVVFVFDRILDPDTQTLAKGFFAGWLDGVKKIDARTVELVLRFPFPDGLARLTLAKVMPKHVFSRPGAWDEAVRGLAVGSGPYRQTAHHPKSNTTFEAFAAYNGPRKPAFKRMNWLTIVDAASRVAKISGTDAGAQIADNVPYANIPRLEQGGLKVAGGAGMNNLFLMFNTRHKPFDDVRVRQALHYAVDSEKMVRVALKGHGKPATSFLDEGNPGYRPAGTVYGHDPAKAKALLKAAGVQNLKVEILAVNVSWIVDCLPTVKASWDAIGVETTLAPQETTAVFTKMDQKRDYQVVAAASNPNQFGLDADLIMHYNYGPENLWMRYTRWADDPVARRLFKDMERATREPDPAKKKTMVQDYIDVIAEQAVLYPVVHNELMTAWDPRRLTGIRAQPYPGVNLLRARWT is encoded by the coding sequence GTGCGCGACGACGTGATTCCCGACGTGCCGGCGCCGCGCCGCCGGTCGTTCCTGAGGGGCGCCGGGGCGCTGGGGGCGGGCGCCGCGCTGGCCGCCTGCTCCGGCGGCCCGCAGTCCACGAACGACACCGGGCACGGGGGCGGCGGCAAGGAGCGGACGCTGACCGCCGTGATCGGGTACGGCAACGACGGCAGTTGGGACCCGACGCAGACCGCGTCGGCGTTCGCGATGGCCGCCAACAACCACATCTACGAAGGGCTGCTGGACACCGACCCGATCACCCGGGTGCCGTATCCGGCGCTGGCCACCGGGGTGCCGAAGGATCCGGGTGCCACCCGCTGGCGGTTCACCCTGCGGCCGGGCGCCACCTTCCACGACGGCAGGCCCGTCACCGCCGACGACGTCGTGTTCGTCTTCGACCGGATCCTGGACCCGGACACCCAGACCCTCGCCAAGGGGTTCTTCGCCGGCTGGCTGGACGGCGTGAAGAAGATCGACGCGCGCACGGTCGAGCTGGTGCTCAGGTTCCCGTTCCCGGACGGGCTCGCCCGGCTCACCCTCGCCAAGGTCATGCCGAAGCACGTCTTCTCCCGGCCCGGTGCCTGGGACGAGGCGGTCAGAGGGCTGGCCGTCGGCTCGGGGCCGTACCGGCAGACCGCGCACCACCCGAAGTCCAACACCACCTTCGAGGCGTTCGCCGCCTACAACGGCCCCCGCAAGCCGGCCTTCAAGCGCATGAACTGGCTCACCATCGTGGACGCGGCCTCGCGCGTCGCGAAGATCTCGGGGACCGACGCCGGCGCGCAGATCGCCGACAACGTCCCCTACGCCAACATCCCGCGCCTGGAGCAGGGCGGGCTGAAGGTCGCGGGCGGCGCCGGGATGAACAACCTGTTCCTGATGTTCAACACCCGGCACAAGCCCTTCGACGACGTGCGGGTCCGCCAGGCACTGCACTACGCCGTCGACAGCGAGAAGATGGTGCGGGTGGCGCTCAAGGGGCACGGGAAACCCGCGACGTCCTTCCTCGACGAGGGCAACCCCGGCTACCGGCCGGCCGGGACCGTCTACGGCCACGACCCGGCGAAGGCGAAGGCGCTGCTGAAGGCCGCCGGGGTGCAGAACCTCAAGGTCGAGATCCTCGCCGTCAACGTGAGCTGGATCGTCGACTGCCTGCCGACCGTCAAGGCCTCCTGGGACGCCATCGGCGTGGAGACCACCCTCGCCCCGCAGGAGACCACGGCCGTCTTCACCAAGATGGACCAGAAGCGGGACTACCAGGTCGTCGCCGCCGCCTCCAACCCCAACCAGTTCGGGCTCGACGCGGACCTGATCATGCACTACAACTACGGGCCCGAGAACCTGTGGATGCGCTACACCCGGTGGGCCGACGACCCCGTCGCCCGGCGGCTGTTCAAGGACATGGAGCGGGCGACCCGGGAACCCGACCCCGCGAAGAAGAAGACCATGGTCCAGGACTACATCGACGTGATCGCCGAACAGGCCGTGCTGTACCCGGTGGTGCACAACGAGCTGATGACGGCCTGGGACCCGCGCAGGCTCACCGGGATACGGGCCCAGCCGTACCCGGGCGTCAACCTTCTGCGCGCGCGATGGACCTGA
- a CDS encoding DUF397 domain-containing protein codes for MREYDLSNARWSRSSHSNGQGGDCVEVGHDFPGAAWRKSSYSNGEGGSCVEVADGVPGVVPVRDSKVSDGAVLVVGAPAWAEFVGALTA; via the coding sequence ATGCGCGAGTACGACCTGAGCAACGCCCGCTGGAGCAGGAGCAGTCACAGCAACGGCCAGGGCGGCGACTGCGTCGAGGTCGGCCACGACTTCCCCGGTGCCGCCTGGCGCAAGAGCAGCTACAGCAACGGTGAGGGCGGCAGTTGCGTCGAGGTGGCCGACGGCGTCCCCGGTGTCGTGCCCGTCCGGGACAGCAAGGTGTCCGACGGGGCCGTGCTGGTGGTCGGGGCCCCGGCCTGGGCGGAGTTCGTCGGCGCCCTGACGGCCTGA
- a CDS encoding helix-turn-helix domain-containing protein: MANGSRQAVWEFFGAELKRRREDAGITQVELGARVFVSGAYIGQFEQAIRKPQLDITQRIDEVLQTDGIFERLCRKLIDDRRYAEYFAEVVELERVATRICEFAPTAVPGLLQTRAYAEAVTIAANPFVTDEYVEEIVGARLERGHILKDATRPEYWVILHENALRVPVGGPAVMAEQLEHITTLAHDRKVLMTVLPCAEGAHAYMTGTLKLMEFEDAPPTAYTETEFSGNLLDHPAVVKHAQRAYDLLRAAALSPRASLPLVESAAEDFRRCASTT, encoded by the coding sequence GTGGCCAATGGTTCACGTCAGGCGGTCTGGGAGTTCTTCGGCGCCGAGCTGAAGAGGCGCCGGGAGGACGCGGGAATCACCCAGGTGGAACTGGGGGCCCGGGTCTTCGTCTCCGGCGCCTACATCGGACAGTTCGAGCAGGCCATTCGAAAACCCCAGCTCGACATCACCCAGCGAATCGACGAGGTCCTGCAAACCGACGGTATTTTCGAGCGGCTGTGCCGCAAGCTCATCGACGACCGGCGGTACGCGGAGTACTTCGCCGAGGTCGTGGAGCTGGAGCGGGTGGCCACGAGGATCTGCGAGTTCGCACCGACCGCGGTGCCGGGACTGTTGCAGACCAGGGCGTACGCGGAGGCGGTGACCATCGCGGCCAATCCGTTCGTCACCGACGAGTACGTCGAGGAGATCGTCGGCGCCCGCCTGGAACGCGGACACATCCTGAAGGACGCCACCCGGCCGGAGTACTGGGTGATCCTGCACGAAAACGCGCTGCGTGTTCCGGTGGGTGGGCCTGCCGTGATGGCCGAGCAACTGGAGCACATCACGACACTGGCACACGACCGGAAGGTTCTGATGACGGTGCTCCCGTGCGCGGAGGGAGCACACGCGTACATGACCGGCACGCTGAAGCTCATGGAGTTCGAAGACGCTCCGCCAACCGCTTATACAGAGACGGAGTTTTCGGGGAACCTGCTGGATCACCCGGCAGTGGTGAAGCACGCACAGCGCGCCTACGATCTGCTGAGGGCCGCCGCGCTGTCGCCGAGGGCGTCCCTGCCCCTGGTCGAGTCGGCGGCGGAGGACTTCAGACGATGCGCGAGTACGACCTGA
- a CDS encoding effector-associated constant component EACC1, translating into MELRVRVARIHPYGEGVGDERSDTEGWTESFADWITEDRRLGRSVVVRRVSVPPRGGAMSPGATDWISLAVDSGSFLTGLIGLFVAFRAALPRREEASARLVVECGGKRYLIDEETPEDAARVARALGLLPAPDEGTPGRATA; encoded by the coding sequence ATGGAGTTACGGGTCAGAGTCGCGCGCATCCATCCGTACGGCGAGGGCGTGGGTGACGAGCGGAGTGACACCGAGGGATGGACGGAGTCCTTCGCCGACTGGATCACCGAGGACCGCCGGCTGGGCCGGTCGGTCGTCGTGCGCCGGGTGAGCGTCCCGCCCCGTGGCGGCGCGATGTCACCGGGCGCGACGGACTGGATCAGCCTGGCCGTCGACTCCGGTTCGTTCCTGACCGGCCTGATCGGGCTGTTCGTTGCCTTCCGCGCCGCGCTGCCCCGGCGCGAGGAGGCGTCCGCGCGACTGGTGGTGGAGTGCGGCGGGAAGCGCTACCTCATCGACGAGGAGACGCCGGAGGACGCCGCGCGCGTGGCGCGGGCGCTCGGCCTCCTGCCGGCGCCGGACGAGGGGACGCCCGGCCGTGCCACTGCCTGA
- a CDS encoding caspase family protein: MPLPDPERSHAVLIGVHDYRQLEPLPGVEAGVSKLAELLCDREVWGLPRRNVTVFGARASADDILKAVRRAGRATTDTFLVYFAGHGRREHHSDQLHLALADADRDDVEIGALPYPLLLGLARRAGRDARRRVTLLDCCYSGLAIPMGDSATALGHLVKEPDAGEGGSPEDSGFASWIMTSTSRTELSFSPPRGYPYFTGALIDVLEHGIAGAGPTLSFDRIAKEAGDRLRTLKYPRPQCADHNAAGEESWVRNRAHEGPQDAPPRPVPHAGTGPAPRPAALSAEFPFDTVQGGGYRIGAVKRELNGVLATVGDPRLGWRALSPHFRTVSGRWFWGYDMRQVDAHIERQRADPTEFVDALRLLLARQGITVLPDGDPGGSRLRERCGALGAERLIGYAEKGAMTCTDTHLCLSSSALMRIPHSALEDVSLATLPKTVRTVTVTDQGGFSDESLRFITRVTFGHRTLEFDESSMAPVREALRAFLPAMDDLRRRRPEWFR, encoded by the coding sequence GTGCCACTGCCTGACCCGGAACGCAGCCACGCCGTGCTCATCGGCGTACACGACTACCGGCAGCTCGAACCCCTGCCCGGTGTGGAAGCCGGCGTCAGCAAACTGGCCGAGCTGCTGTGCGACCGCGAGGTCTGGGGCCTGCCCCGGCGCAACGTCACCGTCTTCGGCGCCCGGGCCTCGGCGGACGACATCCTCAAGGCGGTGCGCAGGGCCGGGCGGGCGACGACCGACACTTTCCTCGTCTACTTCGCGGGGCACGGACGGCGCGAGCACCACAGTGATCAGTTGCACCTGGCGCTGGCCGACGCCGACCGGGACGACGTGGAGATCGGGGCGCTTCCGTATCCGTTGCTGCTCGGCCTCGCCAGACGGGCCGGACGTGATGCACGCCGCCGCGTCACGCTCCTCGACTGCTGCTACAGCGGCCTGGCCATCCCGATGGGCGACTCCGCCACCGCTCTGGGCCACCTGGTGAAGGAGCCGGACGCGGGGGAGGGCGGCAGCCCGGAGGACAGCGGCTTCGCAAGCTGGATCATGACCTCCACGTCGAGGACGGAACTCTCGTTCTCGCCGCCCCGCGGCTACCCCTACTTCACCGGTGCCCTGATCGACGTCCTGGAGCACGGGATCGCCGGGGCAGGTCCGACGCTGTCCTTCGACCGGATCGCGAAGGAGGCCGGGGACCGTCTCCGGACACTGAAGTATCCGCGGCCCCAGTGCGCCGACCACAACGCCGCGGGGGAGGAGTCCTGGGTCCGCAACCGCGCTCACGAGGGCCCACAGGACGCACCGCCCCGGCCCGTCCCGCACGCCGGGACGGGCCCGGCACCCCGTCCGGCCGCCCTCTCCGCGGAGTTCCCGTTCGACACCGTCCAGGGCGGCGGATACCGGATCGGTGCGGTCAAGCGGGAGTTGAACGGCGTCCTCGCGACCGTGGGGGATCCCCGCCTCGGGTGGCGGGCCCTGTCACCCCACTTCCGCACCGTGTCGGGCAGGTGGTTCTGGGGGTACGACATGCGGCAGGTCGACGCCCACATCGAGCGACAACGCGCGGACCCCACGGAGTTCGTCGATGCCCTGCGTCTGCTCCTGGCACGTCAGGGCATCACCGTCCTGCCCGACGGCGACCCCGGAGGCAGCCGGCTGAGGGAGAGATGCGGTGCCCTTGGAGCGGAGCGCCTGATCGGCTACGCCGAGAAGGGGGCGATGACCTGCACGGACACCCACCTGTGTCTGAGCTCCTCGGCCTTGATGAGGATTCCCCACTCCGCGCTCGAAGACGTGTCCCTCGCCACCTTGCCCAAAACGGTCCGCACGGTCACCGTCACGGACCAGGGAGGATTCTCGGACGAGAGTCTTCGCTTCATCACGCGCGTCACCTTCGGACACCGCACCCTGGAGTTCGACGAGTCCTCCATGGCGCCCGTAAGGGAGGCACTCCGAGCCTTCCTGCCCGCGATGGACGACCTGCGCCGGCGTCGCCCCGAGTGGTTCCGCTAG
- the recO gene encoding DNA repair protein RecO codes for MSLFRDDGIVLRTQKLGEADRIITLLTRGHGRVRAVARGVRRTKSKFGARLEPFSHVDVQFFARGSELVGRGLPLCTQSETIAPYGGGIVTDYARYTAGTAMLETAERFTDHEGEPAVQQYLLLVGALRTLARGEHAPHLVLDAFLLRSLAVNGYAPSFGDCARCGMPGPNRFFSVASGGSVCVDCRMPGSVVPSPQTLILLGALLTGDWETADACEARYVREGSGLVSAYLHWHLERGLRSLRYVEK; via the coding sequence ATGAGTCTGTTCCGCGACGACGGCATCGTGCTGCGCACCCAGAAGCTGGGTGAGGCGGACCGGATCATCACCCTGCTCACCCGCGGTCACGGGCGCGTGCGCGCGGTGGCGCGCGGGGTGCGGCGCACGAAGTCGAAGTTCGGGGCCCGGCTGGAGCCGTTCTCCCACGTGGACGTGCAGTTCTTCGCGCGCGGCAGCGAGCTGGTCGGGCGCGGGCTGCCGCTGTGCACCCAGAGCGAGACGATCGCGCCGTACGGCGGGGGCATCGTCACCGACTACGCGCGGTACACGGCGGGCACCGCCATGCTGGAGACCGCCGAGCGGTTCACGGACCACGAGGGGGAGCCGGCCGTGCAGCAGTACCTGCTGCTGGTCGGGGCCCTGCGGACCCTCGCCCGGGGCGAGCACGCCCCCCATCTCGTCCTCGACGCCTTCCTGCTGCGGTCCCTCGCCGTCAACGGGTACGCGCCCAGCTTCGGCGACTGCGCGCGGTGCGGCATGCCCGGCCCGAACCGGTTCTTCTCCGTGGCCTCCGGCGGCTCCGTCTGCGTCGACTGCCGGATGCCCGGCAGCGTCGTACCGTCCCCGCAGACCCTGATTCTGCTGGGCGCGCTGCTTACGGGAGACTGGGAGACGGCGGACGCGTGCGAGGCGCGGTACGTCCGCGAGGGCAGCGGACTGGTGTCCGCCTACCTGCACTGGCATCTGGAGCGCGGGCTGCGCTCCCTGCGGTACGTAGAGAAGTAG
- a CDS encoding isoprenyl transferase codes for MVVRGFLGRQRREYTAPEPHPSGARPPKLPAELVPEHVAIVMDGNGRWAKERGLPRTEGHKVGAERVLDVLQGSIEVGVRNISLYAFSTENWKRSPDEVRFLMNFNRDFIRRTRDQLDSLGIRVRWVGRMPRLWKSVAKELQIAQEQTKDNDLLTLYFCMNYGGRAELADAAKALAEDVKAGRLDPAKVNEKTIQKYLYYPDMPDVDLFLRPSGEQRTSNYLLWQSAYAEMVFQDVLWPDFDRRDLWRACVEFASRDRRFGGAVPNEDLLAMEAAMKGGSTS; via the coding sequence ATGGTCGTACGCGGGTTCCTGGGGCGCCAGCGGCGCGAGTACACGGCGCCGGAGCCGCATCCGTCCGGTGCCCGCCCGCCGAAGCTCCCGGCCGAGCTGGTCCCGGAGCACGTCGCGATCGTGATGGACGGCAACGGGCGGTGGGCGAAGGAGCGCGGACTGCCGCGGACCGAGGGGCACAAGGTCGGCGCCGAGCGGGTGCTGGACGTGCTCCAGGGCTCCATCGAGGTCGGTGTGCGCAACATCTCCCTGTACGCCTTCTCCACCGAGAACTGGAAGCGGTCGCCCGACGAGGTCCGCTTCCTGATGAACTTCAACCGCGACTTCATCCGCCGCACCCGCGACCAGCTCGACTCGCTCGGCATCCGGGTGCGCTGGGTGGGCCGGATGCCCAGGCTGTGGAAGTCGGTCGCCAAGGAACTCCAGATCGCCCAGGAGCAGACCAAGGACAACGACCTGCTCACCCTGTACTTCTGCATGAACTACGGCGGCCGGGCCGAGCTGGCCGACGCGGCGAAGGCCCTCGCCGAGGACGTGAAGGCCGGCCGGCTGGACCCGGCCAAGGTCAACGAGAAGACCATCCAGAAGTACCTGTACTACCCGGACATGCCGGACGTCGACCTGTTCCTGCGTCCGAGCGGCGAGCAGCGCACCTCCAACTACCTGCTCTGGCAGAGCGCGTACGCCGAGATGGTCTTCCAGGACGTGCTGTGGCCCGACTTCGACCGCCGTGACCTGTGGCGGGCCTGCGTCGAGTTCGCCTCCCGCGACCGGCGTTTCGGCGGTGCCGTCCCGAACGAGGACCTGCTCGCCATGGAAGCCGCCATGAAGGGCGGGTCAACCTCCTAG
- a CDS encoding histidine-type phosphatase, whose amino-acid sequence MRRLTPVLALGALLLTALPAHAADDGPAHRESYGTKAPYAPQQNPRDYQKPPAGFVPVLTENVSRHGSRAATDSEDGDLILALWDKAEAEGRLTREGEEFGPRVRVLLAAMAKTGYGNLSGRGRQELAETAARMQKRLPSLFAKIARDGEKIDVVSSGQGRAVDSGNVFAGALADADPALKPLIGPTRTDKDLLYFHKAAGGAAYRDYIAGDQRLKDTLNGITGQDRTRQAARSVLRKIFTDSFVARIQDPAGAAQAVYNLYAIAPAMSEESPDGEGWGLEHYISRTDAAWFGYLGDAEDFYEKGPGFSDSDITYKMAGVLLDDLFKQVEAKRAGTSDLGAELRFTHAEEVIPLAALMGLPGSTRPAAPGQPYTYADNPWRGASVSPLGANIQWDVFQKGDRYLVRMLYNEKETAFKAGCRPVARNSAFYDLDELERCFDRG is encoded by the coding sequence ATGAGACGCCTCACCCCTGTCCTCGCCCTCGGCGCCCTGCTGCTCACCGCCCTGCCCGCGCACGCCGCCGACGACGGCCCCGCACACCGCGAGAGCTACGGCACCAAGGCGCCCTATGCGCCCCAGCAGAACCCGCGCGACTACCAGAAGCCCCCGGCCGGCTTCGTTCCTGTCCTCACCGAGAACGTCTCCCGGCACGGCTCGCGCGCGGCCACCGACAGCGAGGACGGGGACCTGATCCTCGCGCTGTGGGACAAGGCGGAGGCCGAGGGGCGACTCACCCGCGAGGGCGAGGAGTTCGGGCCCCGGGTGCGGGTACTGCTCGCCGCCATGGCGAAGACCGGCTACGGCAACCTCAGCGGGCGCGGCCGGCAGGAGCTGGCGGAGACCGCCGCCCGCATGCAGAAGCGGCTGCCGTCCCTGTTCGCGAAGATCGCCCGCGACGGCGAGAAGATCGACGTCGTCAGCTCCGGCCAGGGCCGGGCCGTGGACAGCGGAAACGTCTTCGCCGGCGCCCTCGCCGACGCCGACCCCGCGCTGAAGCCGCTGATCGGGCCGACCCGCACCGACAAGGACCTGCTGTACTTCCACAAGGCGGCGGGCGGCGCGGCCTACCGCGACTACATCGCCGGCGACCAGCGCCTCAAGGACACCCTGAACGGCATCACCGGCCAGGACCGCACGCGGCAGGCCGCCCGCAGCGTCCTGCGGAAGATCTTCACGGATTCCTTCGTCGCACGGATCCAGGACCCGGCCGGCGCCGCCCAGGCCGTCTACAACCTGTACGCCATCGCCCCCGCGATGAGCGAGGAGAGCCCGGACGGCGAGGGCTGGGGGCTGGAGCACTACATCTCCCGTACGGACGCGGCCTGGTTCGGCTACCTCGGTGACGCCGAGGACTTCTACGAGAAGGGCCCCGGCTTCTCGGACAGCGACATCACCTACAAGATGGCCGGCGTCCTGCTCGACGACCTCTTCAAGCAGGTCGAGGCCAAGCGCGCCGGGACCAGCGACCTCGGGGCCGAGCTGCGCTTCACCCACGCCGAGGAGGTCATCCCGCTGGCCGCGCTGATGGGCCTGCCGGGCAGCACCCGGCCGGCGGCACCGGGGCAGCCGTACACGTACGCCGACAACCCGTGGCGCGGCGCCTCGGTCTCCCCGCTGGGCGCGAACATCCAGTGGGACGTGTTCCAGAAGGGCGACCGCTACCTGGTCCGCATGCTCTACAACGAGAAGGAGACGGCGTTCAAGGCCGGCTGCCGTCCCGTCGCCAGGAACAGCGCCTTCTACGACCTGGACGAACTGGAGCGCTGCTTCGACCGGGGCTGA
- a CDS encoding Fur family transcriptional regulator encodes MTTAGPPVKGRATRQRAAVAAALDEVDEFRSAQELHDMLKHKGDSVGLTTVYRTLQNLAEAGEVDVLRTSDGESVYRRCSTGEHHHHLVCRACGRAVEVEGPAVEKWAEAIAAEHGYVNVAHTVEIFGTCADCAAG; translated from the coding sequence GTGACCACCGCTGGACCGCCCGTTAAGGGCCGCGCGACCCGCCAGCGTGCAGCCGTGGCGGCGGCCCTGGACGAGGTCGACGAGTTCCGCAGCGCGCAGGAACTGCACGACATGCTCAAGCACAAGGGCGACTCGGTCGGGCTCACCACCGTCTACCGCACGCTCCAGAACCTCGCCGAGGCCGGCGAGGTCGACGTCCTGCGCACCTCCGACGGCGAGTCCGTCTACCGCCGCTGCTCCACCGGCGAGCACCACCACCACCTGGTCTGCCGCGCCTGCGGCAGGGCCGTGGAGGTGGAGGGCCCGGCGGTCGAGAAGTGGGCGGAGGCGATCGCCGCGGAACACGGGTACGTCAACGTGGCGCACACGGTGGAGATCTTCGGCACGTGCGCCGACTGCGCGGCGGGCTGA
- a CDS encoding metal ABC transporter permease, with the protein MEFLDYAFMQRALLAAVLVGITAPAVGIYLVQRRQALMGDGIGHVAMTGVGLGFLLSTSPVWMATAVSVLGAVLMELIRWYGRTRGDIALAMLFYGGMAGGVMLINLAPGGSNANLTSYLFGSLSTVSRSDVTTICVLAAFVLLVTLGLRRQLFAVSQDEEFARVTGLPVRALNLLTAVTAAVTVTVAMRVVGLLLVSALMVVPVAAAQQLSRSFTVTLVIAVAIGVAVTVSGTVTSFYQDVPPGATIVLLTIAAFVALTALAAPLARRRARAAAAAQPAGDPAECSIPAARGAGDQVGA; encoded by the coding sequence ATGGAATTCCTGGACTACGCCTTCATGCAGCGGGCGCTGCTCGCGGCCGTGCTCGTCGGCATCACCGCGCCCGCGGTCGGCATCTACCTGGTCCAGCGCCGCCAGGCGCTGATGGGCGACGGCATCGGGCACGTGGCCATGACCGGTGTCGGCCTGGGCTTCCTGCTGTCCACGTCCCCGGTGTGGATGGCGACGGCGGTATCGGTGCTCGGCGCGGTGCTCATGGAACTGATCCGCTGGTACGGCAGGACCCGCGGCGACATCGCCCTGGCCATGCTGTTCTACGGCGGCATGGCCGGCGGCGTGATGCTGATCAACCTCGCGCCGGGCGGCTCCAACGCCAACCTGACCTCGTACCTGTTCGGCTCGCTGTCCACGGTGTCGCGGTCCGACGTGACCACGATCTGCGTCCTGGCCGCCTTCGTGCTGCTGGTCACCCTCGGCCTGCGCCGCCAACTGTTCGCGGTCAGCCAGGACGAGGAGTTCGCCCGGGTCACGGGCCTGCCGGTGCGCGCGCTGAACCTGCTGACGGCGGTCACCGCGGCGGTGACCGTCACGGTGGCCATGCGGGTCGTCGGCCTGCTGCTGGTGTCCGCGCTGATGGTGGTGCCCGTGGCCGCGGCGCAGCAGCTCAGCCGCAGCTTCACCGTCACGCTGGTGATCGCGGTGGCGATCGGGGTGGCCGTCACCGTCAGCGGCACGGTCACCTCCTTCTACCAGGACGTCCCGCCGGGCGCCACGATCGTCCTCCTGACCATCGCCGCGTTCGTCGCGCTGACCGCCCTGGCCGCCCCGCTGGCCCGGCGACGCGCCCGTGCGGCAGCCGCGGCCCAGCCCGCGGGTGACCCGGCGGAATGCTCGATTCCGGCCGCGCGGGGCGCCGGGGACCAGGTCGGCGCCTGA
- a CDS encoding metal ABC transporter ATP-binding protein has product MREPVIALRGVSAELGARPVLRGIELTVGRGEVVALLGANGSGKSTAVRTVIGQVPVSGGTVELFGTPRRSFRDWARVGYVPQRTTAAGGVPATVTEIVSSGRLSRTRFGVFRRADRQAVHRALELVGMADRAKDPVDALSGGQHQRVLIARALVCEPELLIMDEPMAGVDLASQEVLARTLRQQVEAGTTVLLVLHELGPLEPLIDRAVVLRDGCVLHDGPPPRAVGQHALPGHDHVHPHAPAGTEPIRTGLLS; this is encoded by the coding sequence ATGCGAGAGCCCGTCATAGCCCTGCGCGGGGTGAGCGCCGAACTCGGCGCGCGTCCCGTCCTGCGGGGCATCGAACTCACCGTCGGCCGCGGCGAGGTGGTCGCGCTGCTCGGCGCGAACGGCTCCGGCAAGTCGACGGCGGTACGCACGGTCATCGGCCAGGTGCCGGTCAGCGGCGGCACCGTCGAACTGTTCGGCACCCCGCGCCGGTCCTTCCGCGACTGGGCGCGCGTCGGCTACGTGCCGCAGCGCACCACGGCCGCGGGCGGGGTCCCGGCGACCGTGACCGAGATCGTCTCCTCGGGCCGGCTTTCCCGCACCCGCTTCGGCGTCTTCCGCAGGGCCGACCGGCAGGCCGTGCACCGGGCCCTGGAGCTGGTCGGCATGGCGGACCGCGCCAAGGACCCCGTCGACGCCCTCTCCGGCGGCCAGCACCAGCGGGTGCTGATCGCCCGCGCCCTGGTCTGTGAACCCGAGCTGCTGATCATGGATGAGCCGATGGCGGGCGTCGACCTGGCCAGCCAGGAGGTGCTGGCACGGACGCTGCGGCAGCAGGTCGAGGCCGGTACGACGGTCCTGCTGGTCCTGCACGAACTGGGCCCGCTGGAGCCCCTGATCGACCGGGCGGTCGTCCTGCGGGACGGCTGCGTGCTGCACGACGGCCCGCCGCCCCGCGCGGTCGGCCAGCACGCGCTGCCCGGCCACGACCACGTACACCCGCACGCACCGGCGGGCACCGAACCGATCCGCACGGGACTGCTGAGCTGA